AGACGCCGCTGGAGTACCTGTACGAGGTGTTCGCGACCTACGTCGAGGACCGGCGGGCAGAGCCGCGCGACGACGTGCTCACCGGGCTCGCAACGGCCACCTTCCCGGACGGCACGATGCCGGAGGTCGGTGACGTCGTCCGGGTGGCCACCAACGTGTTCTCCGCGGGGCAGGAAACGACGGTGCGGCTGCTGTCCACCGCGCTGAAGGTGATCGGCGACAACCCCGATATTCAGCGCAGGCTGCGCGACGACCGCAGCCTGCTGCCGAACTTCATCGAGGAGTGCCTGCGCATCGAGAGTCCGGTCAAGGGCGACTTCCGGTTGTCGCGGGTGCCGACGACTGTCGGCGATCAGGAGATCGGCGCGGGGTGCACGCTGATGGTGATCAACGGTGCAGCCAACCGCGACCCTCGCCGGTTCGAGGATCCCGACACGTTCGACCCCGAACGCAAGAACGCGCGCCAGCATCTGGCGTTCGGCAGGGGAATCCACAGCTGCCCCGGCGCTCCGTTGGCTCGCGCGGAGACCAGGGTCGGTCTCGAGCGTCTCCTCGATCGCACGACCGACATCCGCATCAGCGAGGCGCACCACGGACCCGCGAGTAACCGCAACTACCAATACATTCCGACATATATCCTGCGCGGGCTGACGGAACTGCATCTGGAATTCGATCTCGCCGAGGACCAGCCATGAGGGTCACCGTCGACGAGGACCGCTGCGCCGGCCACGGCATGTGCCTGACGCTGTGCCCGGAGGTCTTCCAAATGACCGACGACGGTTGGGCGGTCGCGGACCCGTCCGAGGTGCCCGCGGGTCTCGAGAGCGCGGCCAAGGACGCCATCGCCAACTGCCCGGAACAAGCCATCTCTGAAATCGACGGATAATCAAGGAGAATCGAATGCCCAAGGCGTACATCCTCATCACGGAGGACGTCAAAGATCCGGCCGGGATGGCGGAATACGGCAAGCTGGCGAGCCAGACGATGGGCAGCGCCGCGCTGCTGTCGTTCGACACGAACGCCGAGGTGATCGAGGGCCAGTGGCACGGTACGCAGACCGTTCTCCTGGAGTTCGAGTCGGAAGAGGCGGCCAAGGAGTGGTACTACTCCGACGCCTATCAGGAGGCGCTCAAGTTGCGTCAGGCCGCCGCCGACTGCAACGGCGTCATCCTGCACGGCCTGGGCTGATCTTCCGCGCACGAATCCCCGCGAGCAGACGTGAAAACCCCCATTTTGGCGGAAATTTGGGGGTTTTTGCGTCTGCTCGCCGAGGAAGCTAGTGCCGAGGAAGGTTAGTTCGGCACCAGCGGGCCGGTCGGCACCGTCATGGTGGCGTGGACCAGTAACTCCGCCAGCTCCTCGGGCCTGCTGAGGAACGGCGAGTGTGACGTGTCGATCGTCAACTGCTCGACGCCGAGTCGGCGCGTAACGGAGTCGGCCAGCCATTGCGGCATCGACTGATCCTGAAGGCAGCGGATGAAGCTGCGGGGGAGGTCTGCCGCCCAGAAGTTCGGCACCGACACCGGGGTGACGGTGGTGTCGCCGAAGCGTTCGGGGCCTAGGCGTTCGAACGCCCAGCGGGCGGTGGCCTCGTCGCAGTCGTGGTAGAAGTACTTCCACGCGCCCTCGAAGTCGGCGAACCACATCGCGCCGTCATCGTCGAACTTCAAGTAGCCCAACATCTCTCCGACATCGGCTTCGAACTCGCCGTCCTCGGCGTCGCGCATCGCCATGGCCTCGGGGTAGGTACGGCCTTCACGTGGTAGGGCCGCGGCCAGGTAGATGATGTGGCTGACCAGTTCAGGTACGGCGTCGGCAGCCAAGGTGGCGTCGAATCCGCCGCCGGAGTGTCCGACGAGGACGTCACCGGCCTGTAGCGCTGAGACGATGGCGTCGCGACGGTTCGCCAGCGTCGACTCGTGGTCGACCAACGCGCCGTGGCCGGGCAGGTCGACGGCTACGCCGACGTGTCCGAGCGCTTCCAGTTCCGCGATCGTCCGTTCCCAGCACCAGGCGGCGTGAAATCCGCCGTGCACGAACACGAATCGCATCGGGCGCTAGTCCAGCACCCGGACCGGAACATGCGACCAGCCGGCGACGTTCTGCGCGGCCACCCGCTCGCACTCGTCGAAGAACACCTCGTAGCGCGGCATGAAGTCGAGCAGCCGTTCGAGCGCTATCGCGCTCTCCATGCGGGCCAGCGCCGCACCCAGGCAGCTGTGCACCCCGTACCCGAACCCGAGGTTCTGCGCCTCGGTGCGGTCGCGGTCGATGTCGAAGGTGTCGGCATCCGTGAACGCATCGGGGTCCCGGTTGGCCGACCCGGTGAGCAGGAACACGGGTTTGCCCTCGGGGATCGTGACACCGTGCAGCTCGATCTCTTTCATCGAGCGGCGGACGTTGTACTGATTGGGCGCCTCGTACCGAAGCAGCTCCTCGACCGCGGCAGGGATCTTGCTGCGGTCGTCGAGCAGCTTCTGCCACTGGTCGGGGAAGCGTGCGAAGGTGACCGCCGCGTTGCCGATCAACTTGGTGACGGTCTCTGCGCCTGCGCCGCCCAACAGCGTTGCGAATCCGGCGATTTCGAAGTCGTCGAGCGACTGCTTCTCGCCATCTTCGCGCTCGATCTCGGCGGCGATCAACCTGCTGAACATGTCGTCGCGTGGTTCGGCTCGGCGCTGCTGAATGACGTTGTAGTACAGCCCCATCAGTTCGCCGACCGCCTGCATGCCTTCCTCGGACATGTCGATCTGCCCGGGCTCGCGACGCAGCGTGGTGTCGACCCATTCGCCGACCTGCTGGCGGTACTCCTCAGGGACGCCGAGCATCTGCGTGATGACCTGAACCGGAAAGAGCGCGGAGAAGTCCTGTACGACGTCGAAGCGCTGCGGGTTGACGCGCGAGAAGTACCGATCGATGGTCTCGGTGACCATGGGGCGCAAGGCCTCGATGGCCCGCGGCGTGAAAACCTTGTTGACCAGGCTGCGCATCTGTCGATGCTCCGGCGGGTCCATGACGATGATCATCTTCGCCATCATCGGCTCATCGGAGCGCACGGTCGAAAGGTCCAAACCGTAAGCAGACGAATAGGTTTCGTAATCCTTGTAGGCCGCGGCGACGTCCTCATGCCGGGACAGGGCGTAAAAGTCGTATTCTTCGTTGTAGTAGACCGGCGCCTCCTCGCGAAGGCGCCGATAGATCTCCCACGGTCCGTTGAAGAACTCTTCGGAGAACGGATCGAAGACGACCTTGGCAGCGGTCATTCGTCTTTGATGAAGATCGCCTGCCGAGGGCACTGCCGCACGGCTTCCTTCACCTGCTGCTCGTTCTCGGGAGTCACCTCGTCCTGCAGGACGTGCAGATAATCCTCGTCATCCAGATCGAAGACCTCGGGGATGATGCCCATGCACACCCCGTTGCTCTCACACAGACCGAAATCAACCTCGATTTTCTGTGCCATGCGCATCCCCCTTACTTGAGCACCCGTACCGGCACGTTGTGGTAACCGGCGACGTTCTGCATGGTGACGCGGTGCAGTCCGCTGAAGTCGACCTCGTAGCGCGGCATGAAGTCGATCAGATGCTCGAGCGCAATGGTGCTTTCCAGCCGGGCCAACGCCGCGCCGAGGCAGCTGTGGATGCCGTAGCCGAGGCCCATGTGCGGCGACTGGGTCCGGTCTCGGGTGATGTCGAATTCATCGGCGCGGTCGTACGCGCGCGGATCACGGTTGGCCGCGGCCTTCATGATGAAGACCGGCTTGCCCGCCGGGATCGTGCCGCTGGGCAGTACGGCTTCCTTCAACGTGAAACGCACGTTGTACTGCACCGGTCCGACATAGCGCAGCAACTCTTCCACCGCGTCTGGAACCTTGCTCCGGTCATCGAGCAGCAGCTGCCACTGGTCGGGATGTTTGGCGAACTCGACCACCGCGCTGCCGATCAACTTGGTGACTGTCTCGGCGCCAGCTCCGCCGAGCAGCGCGCAGAAACCGGTGATCTCGATGTCGTCGAGCTTGCGCATTTCGCCGTTTTCACCGGGGATCTCCGCTGCGATCAGCCGGCTGATCATGTCGTCCTGCGGGTTCTGGCGTCGCTCCTGGACCAGGCTGTAGTAGTACATGCCCGAGTCGATGTTGGCCTGCATGTTCTTTTCGGACAACTCGATCTGACCGGGCTGCCGCTCGAGGCTGGTGTCGATCCAGTGCCGCACCTGCTGGCGGAATTCCTCGGGCACACCGGCCATCCGGGTGATCACCTCGACCGGGAACGGCCCCGAGAAATCCTGCACGACGTCGAAGCCGTCGGGGTTGCACTGCGACAGGTAGTGCTCGACGACCTCGATGACGGTTTCGCGCTGCGACTGGATGGCGCGCGGGGTGAAGGCCTTGTTCAGCAGGCTGCGCATATGCCGGTGCTCAGGCGGATCCATGAAGATGATCGACTTCTGCGGCGGCTCACCGGAGCGAACCATGGCGAGGTCGCAACCGCGGGAGGACGAGAACGCGTCGGTGTCCTTGAGCGCGGCAGCGACGTCCTCATGCCGGGTGATCGCGTAGAAGTCCTCTTGCTCGTCGTAGTAGATCGGAGCTTCTTCCTGCATCCGCTTGTAGATGTCGTACGGATTCTCGAAATACTCCTGCGATACCGGGCTGAACACCAATTTGGGCTTGGTCATTGTCTCCTCTTTCGCCGCGGGCTGGCGTCGGCTTCCTTTACGCGAGGCTGCATTTGTGTAACGCATAGTATGCCTCACGGCAAGGCCTTAGGTAAACGGATCGGCGCCGTTTCATGACTGAATTCCTGCGTCGATGACGTCGTCGAGCAGGCCGAGCGCCTCGCCCAGTTCCGCGGCGATCTTGCGCACGACCTCGACGTCCTTACCGATGAACTCACTTGTCCGCTCGACGAACGTGTCGACCGAACCACCTGCGGCGACGAAGCCCGCGACCGTGCTCGCCCCGCTGCCGTGGGTGATGGCCTCGAGCAGCTCGGCCTCGCCCACGCCGAAACGGTCGCCCAGGGCGACCGCCTCCCGCAGCAGTCCGATCTGGGCGGCGAACAGCGCGTTGTTGGTCAGCTTCACGGCCTGCCCCGCGCCGAGCGGCCCGACGTGCAGGATCGGGTCGCCGTAGGCGGCGAGCACCGGCCGGACACGTGCGACGGCGTCATCGGGACCGCCGACGAACAATGTGAGCGCACCGGCGGCAATGTTGTGCGGTCCACCGCTGACCGGCGCATCGAGGACGTCGATGTTGGGGGAATGGGCTGCGACCGTCTGGACGGTGCGCGGACTTCCGGTCGTGTGAACGACGAGTGTGGAGCCGGGGGACATCGCGGCGAGCACGCCGGGGGAGCACACCTGCGCCACCTGCTCGTCGGTGAAGACGCAGACGATGAGGACGTCCGCGTCCCTGGCGATGTCGTGAAGTCCCGCGACCGGCTGTGCGCCGAGCTCAGCGACGGCTCGGCGCTTTTCGTCCGTCCTGCCCAGTGCGCGGACCTCGTGGCCGGCCTCGACGAGACGGGAGACCATCGGCCCGCCCATCCGGCCTGCGCCGACGAATCCGACTCGGGTCATCGCGGGTGGTCCATGGATTTCAGCGCGGTGTCGGCCGCGGTGAACACGGCACCCTCCGGTGCCGAAGCGCTGGCGGCGATGGTCGCCGCGTGGCGAACGTCCTTCTGCAGCAGCGCACCTGCGATTGGTGCGAGACCCTCGACGGTGCCGCCGAATACGGCGATGCTGCCCAGTGCCTTGCTGGTGGCCGAACCGCCGTTGAGCACCTCTGCGAGCCGCACCCTCGGGATGCCAAGGGCTTCACCGAGATCCAGTGTGCTCAGGGCGCTGCCCAGGTTGGCGGTGAAGAGCAGATTGTTCAGGATCTTCGTGACCTGCCCGCTGCCGAGCGGACCCAGGTGGACGATCGGATCGGCATAGGTCGCGAACACCGGGCGGCACCGCTCCGCGATCTCCTCGTCGCCGCCGATCATGACCAGCAGCTTGCCCTCCTCGACAGCGGGTCCACCGCCGCTCACCGGAGCGTCGATCACCGAAACACCCTGCGCGGCAGCCTTCTCGGCGATCTCCCTACAAGTGTCGGGATGCACCGTGCTGTGAATGGCGACGATCCCGCCGGGCGCCAGGCCGGCGAGCACACCGGTTTCGCCGTAGAGCACCTCGCGCACGTCATCGTCGCCGACCACACACAGGCAGACCAGGTCGCTGGCAGCACCCAGTTCGGCGGGCGAACCCGCGGTCTTCGCCGCGGTGTCGGCATACGGTTCGAGGCTGGCCGCCCGGCGCGCCCACAGCGTCGTCTCGAATCCGCCTTCCACGATCTTGCGTGCCATCGGACCGCCCTGGCTGCCCAATCCGATGAATCCGACGCGCATCAACCCGCCTCCATTGCTTCTGATGTATTGGTCTTCGCGGCAACGCATTCCCCGACGAACGACAACACCGAGTTGTGGTACGCGGCCGCGTTGAGAGACAAGGACATGTTGTGGCCGGTCCCCGGCTGCTCGTTGGTCACGAACCGTGGTGACGCGCTGAACAGGGCGGCGATCTGCGCCATGGCCTCCGCGTCCGATCGCCACACCCGTTCGTGCTCGGCGACACTGAACTGCACCGGCACCCGAACCTGCGGTGCGAGGGCCGGAAAGTCCTGCCGGGGCCAGTTTCTCGTCATGTTCATCTCGTAGAGGGCGCCGGTCGACGAGTTCGTCATACCGGACAATACGTCGGGGGGATAGAGCTCCGCGGGTTGCCAGAGCACCTCACGCAGCCCGGTCGGGCGGCCCGTGGCCGTCGCGGCCTTCATGATGTCCGCCATCTCCGGGTGGTACTGCAGTCCGGTGCCCGCCAACTCCAGTCCGATGACGTCGGACTCATCGGCGTGCTCATCCGCGGCCAGCCGCACCACCAATTCGCAACCGGCCGAGTGGCCGACGAGGAACAGGCCGGCGCCGCGGGGATTCGTACCGAGGATCTTGTCGATCGCGCCGTAGGCGAGCGCCACACGCTGCTCCGGTCGCTCCATGGCGTCCGGGTAGGGCGCCGAACTCCCGTACCCGGGTCGGTCCAACGCCACCATCGTGTAACCGTTGCCGGCGCCCAACCGCAGCAGCGACAGCGACGGATGCCCCGGGCAGTCGAAATACGCTGCGGTGCTTGAGCCTCCGTGGAATGCGACGACGACGGCCTTCGGCTCCTCGACCGCCGCGATGAGGCCGGACATTGGAACGCCGTCGACGAAGACGACGCGTGGCCGCACGGTCGGGTCGCTCACCCGTCGGTCCGCATCAGGATCACACCGCTCGGGGTGAGGCCGCCGCTGCTGACGACCGCGACATGGGCATCTTTGACCTGCCGCTCACCGGCGTCGCCGCGCAGCTGGGTGACCGCTTCGTGAATGAGACCCATGCCGTGCGTGCGCCCGTGGGAGAGCTGGCCGCCGTGGGTGTTGAGCGGGATGACGCCGTCGCGTGCGATGGCCTTGCCGCCGTCCAGGAAGTCCTTCGCCTCGCCGATGCCGCAGAAGCCGAGACCTTCCAGCCACGAAAGGCAGTTGAACGTGAAGCCGTCGTAGAGCTCGGCGACGTCGACGTCCTTGGGCCGCAGCGATGTTCGGGTCCACAGGTGCGCTGACTGGCCGAGGACCTGCGGTTCGTGCGTCAGCGTGGTCTGGTCCCAGTCGGTGCGTTCGATGATCTGGGTGCCGACGGCCTCGAAATACACCGGCTTGCGCGGCATGTCCTTGGCGGCGTCGACCGCCGACACGATGACCGCGACGGCGCCGTCACACGGGACGTCGCAGTCGTAGAGCCCGAACGGGGTCGTGATCGGCCGCGCGTTCAGGTAGTCGTCCATGGTCATCGGATCGCGGTAGATCGCTGTCGGGTTCAGCGCGGCGTTGGCGCGCTGGTTCAAGGCGATCCAGCCCAGCGTCTCCCGGGTCGTCCCGTACCGCTGAAAGTGCCGCTGTGCGTTGAGCGCCAGCACGTGGGCCGCCGAGGTGGCGCCGAACGGCATCTGCCAGCTGGAGGTGCGCGGCCCGCCGGGCGGGCTGGTCCTGCCCTCCTTCATCAGCTGCTGGAACGTCGCCTCCCACAGCGTGCGGAAGCACAGCACGTGGCGCGCCATGCCCGTCGCGATCGCCATCATGGCGGCGATGACGGATCCGCCGGGACCGAATGTGTCCATGCCGCCGTTGATCCACGTGGGGCGGATGCCGAGCGCGCCTTCGAGCGCGGTCACGCCGCCTTCACCCATGCCCGCGACGTCGAGTCCCGGGTAGGTCGACAGCCCGTCGATGTCGTCGATAGTCAGGCCGGCGTCGGCGATCGCGGCCTCACACGCGTCGATGGTCAGCGACAGCGGGGCCACCATCAGCCGGCGGCCGAGCCGTGAGGCGCCGATGCCGGTGATCGCCGACTGCTCTTCGAACTTCGTCGCGGTCAGCGGTGCGCTCACGTGACGGGCGAAATCGGTTGGCGTGATTTCGTCCTCGGGAAGCGGCCCGATCTCCTTGACTGCTGTCGGACGGAACAGCGGAAGCCAGACGTCCTCGATCTTCTCGAACGTCACCTCGACCGTCTGCCCGAGCTCGAGCTCGTCGGGTTCGCACTCGACGATGTTGGTGGTCAGGCGAACTCGTGGGTCCTCGACGACGGCGACCTGCGCCACGACATAGGGCGGCGGGAGGTCGGGAAAGCCGAAGCGGTGGTTGACGGTGAATGCCGACAGCGTCGCCTTGCCGGAGACGTCCCGCACGCCCATGTTCCGGCTGCGGCAGTACCGGCACACCGGCTGCGGCGGGTGGATCAGCGCCTCGCAGTCACGGCACTCCTGGATGCGCAGGACGCCGTCGCCTCCGGCGGTCCAGAAGAATTCGTTCTGGGCGGTGAGTTCGGGAAGTGGTCTGGTCACCGGACGAACTCCGAGATCGCTTCGTTGTCATCGGTTTTCGGCGCAGGTTCGGGCGCCTCTTTGGCGTCCTGATGCGCGGCCCCGTCGTTGGACGGCCGGTGCTCACCCATATAGATGATGGCGTGCACGGGGCAGTCCAGCAGTGCCCGCATCACCGCGTCGCGGTCTTTCTCAGGCACCGTTCCGTCCCCGATGAGCGAGGCATAGCCCCAGTCGTCGAGCGAGAAGTAGTCCGGTGCGTGCTTGGCGCAGATGCCGAAGCCGTCGCATAGCGTCCGATCCAGGCGAATCCTCAAGCCGTCACTCATGATCGGGCCACCGCCTCCACTTCGTAGGGTCGCACCGGGCGGAACGCACCGCTTCGGCAGGACGGGCAGTCCTTGGCGAGGTGGCTGCTGATGAGCTGCGGGAACTGGCGCAGCAGGCTCGCGGCGACGTTGGTGGCGCCGTCGAGGGTGCCGCACGCTCCGCGGCCGCGCAGCACCACCGACCACCGCTCCAGGCGCGTGATGTCCTCCTGGGTCGCCGCGCCGTCGCGCAGCGCGGAGGTCACGGCGGCCATGGCGGCCGTGCCGTTGAAGCATGAGCCGCACTGCCCGGCGTTCTCGCGGTCGAAGTAGGACAGCACCGCCGCGGCCACGGCGACGGGGCAGTCGTCGGTGAGGATCGAGATCGCCCCACATCCGAGACCGCTGCCGAGTCGGCGGATCGTCTCGTGGTCGAGTGTCGCATCGAGGATGTCGGTGTTGACCAGCCCGGCGAAGTATCCGCCCATCAGCACCCCGCGTACCGAATCCGCGGGCACGCCGTGCACCTTCAGCAGATCGGAAAATGTTGCGCCGTGGGGAATCTCGTACAGGGCGGCAGGCTTGCCCCCACCCGTGATGGTCGCCAGGAACGTCCCCGGTGACATCGGTGTGCCGACGGCGCGGAAACTCTGCGAGCCGTGCTCGTGGATGTGGGGCAGGTTGGCCAGCGTCTCGACGTTGCTGACCGTCGTGGGCAGCCCCGCAACGCCCTCCTCGAACGGCCGGGGTGGTTTGTCCGTCGGTTTGGCGGGGCCGCCGTTGATGCGTCGCACCGCGGCGGTTTCCTCGCCCGCGACGTAGCCGGGTTCGACGGTCACCAGGACGACGTCGGTCGCGCCGAATACCTGCGAGTCCAGTTGGGACAGCGCCCGGTTCACCGCTGCGGCGGACTGCTCGTCGGAGACGTAGACGTACGCGCGGTCGGCGTTTATGATCGCGGCCGCCAGCCGCAGGCCGTCCAGCACCAGATGCGGCCGGTTGCGCAGCAGCCACCGGTCCTTCGCCGAGGCGGGTTCACCCTCCTCGCCATTGGCGACGATGACCGTCTGGGCGCCGCGGCGTCCGGTGTCGCGCACGGTGCGCAGTTTGGTCCCGAGAGGGAAGGCCGCACCGCCGCGTCCGAGCAGTCCGGACAGGTCGACCTGTTCGAGTAGCGCGTCTGGGTCGTCCAACGGCCGGTAGCCACCGGCCTGGACATAGTCGGCCAGTTCCTCGGCACCGGCTTGCGTGGGTCGCAGCAGTCGCGGCGCACAGTCGGGCCATGCGGCCACGTTGAGAGCGGTTGCGGCAGTGGTCATGGCGCCTCCACCGGGTCTGCGGCCGGGCTGGGACCGCTGGATAGGCTGACGGGCATGAGGACCGCTGTGGTGCGCGTCGGGGTCGACCCGGCGGGCGAGCTCGCGCCCGCGCAGTTGACCGACGGCATGGTGCGCCTGCGTGAATCGGCTGTTGCGGTGGGCATCGAGGTGGTCGAGAACAATCTCGTTGGCCTGCCTGCGCACCGTCGTGAGGTCGAGTTGTTGATCGCGGGGGACGACGCCGCGGAACTCGAGCGGACCGCGATCGCCCTGTGCGCCAAGGCGTTCGGCACGACGCCGGTCCCCGGTGTGCTGACCTTCATCAGCCGGGGAACCGACGACGACGCCCACGGCGTGCTGGCGGGATTCGGGATCACTGGCGAAATCGAACGTGTCGCCGATGAAGACGGGTGGGACGTCGTCCACGTGAAGCTGCGCAAGTCCGACCTCGAACGCGTCCCGGAGAGCCGCGTACACACCGCGCTGGAGGCGTCGCTGAACTGCGAAGTGCATATCCACACGGTGTGAACCGACGCCGTGTAGCGCATCAGGCGTCCAGGAACTTCAGGATCGCGGGCGCGGCCTGCACCCACGTGTCGAACAGGCAGAACTTCTTCCCCCCACTCGCGGCGAACTTCTCGCCCGCGCGCTCCCACGCGTCCTCCGGCCACGGCGGATCGATCAGCGTGGAGCCCTTGACGAGGCAGCTCACCTCGAGCGAGGTGCGTTTCGGGTGATCCCAGTCGTTCTCGCCGCCGCGGATGATCAACGTGGGAACTTGGATGTTGTCGAACATCTCGTCCTCAACGCCGGGGATGGTCTGGCCCGGCTTGGGCACGAACGCGTTGAGCCAGCGCAACATCACCTTGAGGAACTCGTCGACGTCGAGTGCGCGGAAGCGCGCCTCGTTGTCCGGGTTCTCGGCGATGCGTTCCTTCCACTCGGGGACGTGTAGCAGACCCTCGATTCCCAGGCCGCGCGCCGCGAGGATGCTCGGCACCACGTAGTGCCCGCCGAGCACGAATGATCCGTAGACCCCGCCGACGATGTTCCACACCACCAGTTTTCGCACGATCTCCGGGTAGAGCATCGTAGTCAGCAGCGAATCACGTGCCCCGCCCGAACCACCGGCGATGACGCACGGCCCGATATCGAGGCCGGTGATCAGCGCATGCAGAGTCTCTGCGCGCATGTGGGATTCGCTCTTGCCGTAGAACTGCACGTCCGACTTGCCGCAGTTCGGCCGGTCCCACAGCAGCACCCGGTACCCGCCCTTGACCAACGCCTGCGCCAGCGGCCGCAGCCCCGGGATGTCCTTGCTGAACCGGCCACCCGGCGTCAGCGCGATGAATTCGCCCTCTTTGCCGAGGATTTCGTAGACGACGCGGCCGCCGTTGTACTCGAACGTCTTCTCGCCGCGCTTGAGCTTGAGACCCGAGGACTGCGTAGAGGTCATGCCTGCACCATCACTTCGTTGCCGACCACCCGCACCGGGTAGGTCCGGATACTCCACTCGGGCTTGACCGCGGTCGTGCCCGTCGCCAGCTCGAAACCCCATTGGTGCCATGGGCAGTAGATGTACTCGAGGTCGCGCACCATCACCGCGTCACCGGGAACGTCGTCGTCGACGATGGTGCGGCCGCGCGGGCGCCCCGAACACAGGGGACCGCCCTCGTGCGGGCAGTAGTTCGCGATGGCATAGAAGGTGCCGTTGACGTTGTAGACGCCGACGCCGTGGCGTCCGATGGGCACCAGTTTGTGTGTGCCGGGCGGGATCTCGTCGACCGTGGCGACTACGTGCTCACGCCCCTGAGCGAGCCGGGGCGGTTTCTTCTCTTCGGTTATCTTGCCGCTCTTTTCGCTCGTGCTCTTGTCGCTCAATTCAGAACACCCGCACCTGACCCTCGAGCGCCGGCACCGTCTCCGGCAGGTGATAGGTCGCTATCCCGTTGCGGAACATCACGGCCTCGCGTGCGTGTTCGGGCAGATGCTTGACCAGCCAGCGCGGATCGTCGAACGTCCAGTGCGGGTAATCGCTGCTGAAGAGCAGGATCTTCTCGCACTCCATCCACTCGAATGCGCGGGTCAACTCCGTCTTGTCCTCGGGGTAGTCCAGCGGCTGGGTGGTGAACTTGATGTGGTCCTTGACGTATTCCGACGGCTTGCGCTTGATGTCCACCCAGGACTTGCGGGCCTCGTAGATGGCGTCCATGCGCCACATCAGCGGCAGGATCCACGTGAATGCGTGCTCCACCAACACGATTCGCAGCGTCGGGTAACGGTCGAAGACTCCGTCGAAAATCAGGCTCATCACCTGGTTCGCGGCGAGCAGCGAGTAGGTGACCATGAAATCGTGGTTGTAGCTGGGGAAGCCGACCGGCGGGATCGGCAGCTCCTCGTGGTGGCTGCGCGACAGGTGGCAGCTGACCGTGATGTCGTGCTTGGTGGCCGCCTCCCACACCGGGTTGTACTTGGGATCGCCCCATGCCGGGCGGTTTTCGGCCTTGATGAGGATCTGCGCCATGTAGGGATGGCCGGCCCAGCGTTCGATCTCGCGGGCGGCGTCCTCCGGGGCCTCGACCGCCGCGCAGATCGAGCCGCGCCAGCGGCCGTGCCAGTTGTTGTGGCTGTCCAGCCAGTGGTTGGC
The nucleotide sequence above comes from Mycolicibacterium moriokaense. Encoded proteins:
- a CDS encoding DUF1330 domain-containing protein → MPKAYILITEDVKDPAGMAEYGKLASQTMGSAALLSFDTNAEVIEGQWHGTQTVLLEFESEEAAKEWYYSDAYQEALKLRQAAADCNGVILHGLG
- a CDS encoding ferredoxin, with amino-acid sequence MRVTVDEDRCAGHGMCLTLCPEVFQMTDDGWAVADPSEVPAGLESAAKDAIANCPEQAISEIDG
- a CDS encoding ferredoxin, whose product is MAQKIEVDFGLCESNGVCMGIIPEVFDLDDEDYLHVLQDEVTPENEQQVKEAVRQCPRQAIFIKDE
- a CDS encoding alpha/beta fold hydrolase, which produces MRFVFVHGGFHAAWCWERTIAELEALGHVGVAVDLPGHGALVDHESTLANRRDAIVSALQAGDVLVGHSGGGFDATLAADAVPELVSHIIYLAAALPREGRTYPEAMAMRDAEDGEFEADVGEMLGYLKFDDDGAMWFADFEGAWKYFYHDCDEATARWAFERLGPERFGDTTVTPVSVPNFWAADLPRSFIRCLQDQSMPQWLADSVTRRLGVEQLTIDTSHSPFLSRPEELAELLVHATMTVPTGPLVPN
- a CDS encoding cytochrome P450; this encodes MTAAKVVFDPFSEEFFNGPWEIYRRLREEAPVYYNEEYDFYALSRHEDVAAAYKDYETYSSAYGLDLSTVRSDEPMMAKMIIVMDPPEHRQMRSLVNKVFTPRAIEALRPMVTETIDRYFSRVNPQRFDVVQDFSALFPVQVITQMLGVPEEYRQQVGEWVDTTLRREPGQIDMSEEGMQAVGELMGLYYNVIQQRRAEPRDDMFSRLIAAEIEREDGEKQSLDDFEIAGFATLLGGAGAETVTKLIGNAAVTFARFPDQWQKLLDDRSKIPAAVEELLRYEAPNQYNVRRSMKEIELHGVTIPEGKPVFLLTGSANRDPDAFTDADTFDIDRDRTEAQNLGFGYGVHSCLGAALARMESAIALERLLDFMPRYEVFFDECERVAAQNVAGWSHVPVRVLD
- a CDS encoding cytochrome P450, translated to MTEDLTSVDFFRDSRLTDDPFPFYEALRNKCPVTREDHYGVTMVTGWQEAVDVYNDAETFSSCISVTGPFPGFPVPLEGDDVTELIEAHRDEIPFSDQLPTLDPPTHTNHRALLMRLITPKRLKENEDAMWQLADDILDDFLAPGEGEFIKGFAGPFTLRVIADLLGVPDEDRPELLERLARGTHGSGLGNAEKTLAKTPLEYLYEVFATYVEDRRAEPRDDVLTGLATATFPDGTMPEVGDVVRVATNVFSAGQETTVRLLSTALKVIGDNPDIQRRLRDDRSLLPNFIEECLRIESPVKGDFRLSRVPTTVGDQEIGAGCTLMVINGAANRDPRRFEDPDTFDPERKNARQHLAFGRGIHSCPGAPLARAETRVGLERLLDRTTDIRISEAHHGPASNRNYQYIPTYILRGLTELHLEFDLAEDQP
- a CDS encoding NAD(P)-dependent oxidoreductase, whose amino-acid sequence is MTRVGFVGAGRMGGPMVSRLVEAGHEVRALGRTDEKRRAVAELGAQPVAGLHDIARDADVLIVCVFTDEQVAQVCSPGVLAAMSPGSTLVVHTTGSPRTVQTVAAHSPNIDVLDAPVSGGPHNIAAGALTLFVGGPDDAVARVRPVLAAYGDPILHVGPLGAGQAVKLTNNALFAAQIGLLREAVALGDRFGVGEAELLEAITHGSGASTVAGFVAAGGSVDTFVERTSEFIGKDVEVVRKIAAELGEALGLLDDVIDAGIQS
- a CDS encoding NAD(P)-dependent oxidoreductase, which produces MRVGFIGLGSQGGPMARKIVEGGFETTLWARRAASLEPYADTAAKTAGSPAELGAASDLVCLCVVGDDDVREVLYGETGVLAGLAPGGIVAIHSTVHPDTCREIAEKAAAQGVSVIDAPVSGGGPAVEEGKLLVMIGGDEEIAERCRPVFATYADPIVHLGPLGSGQVTKILNNLLFTANLGSALSTLDLGEALGIPRVRLAEVLNGGSATSKALGSIAVFGGTVEGLAPIAGALLQKDVRHAATIAASASAPEGAVFTAADTALKSMDHPR
- a CDS encoding cytochrome P450 — protein: MTKPKLVFSPVSQEYFENPYDIYKRMQEEAPIYYDEQEDFYAITRHEDVAAALKDTDAFSSSRGCDLAMVRSGEPPQKSIIFMDPPEHRHMRSLLNKAFTPRAIQSQRETVIEVVEHYLSQCNPDGFDVVQDFSGPFPVEVITRMAGVPEEFRQQVRHWIDTSLERQPGQIELSEKNMQANIDSGMYYYSLVQERRQNPQDDMISRLIAAEIPGENGEMRKLDDIEITGFCALLGGAGAETVTKLIGSAVVEFAKHPDQWQLLLDDRSKVPDAVEELLRYVGPVQYNVRFTLKEAVLPSGTIPAGKPVFIMKAAANRDPRAYDRADEFDITRDRTQSPHMGLGYGIHSCLGAALARLESTIALEHLIDFMPRYEVDFSGLHRVTMQNVAGYHNVPVRVLK